In a single window of the Delftia tsuruhatensis genome:
- the guaD gene encoding guanine deaminase, with the protein MQIYRSSLLRFADDGQALYDEDGLLAIAPDDKGRQRVVAAGSWQALQAHYTGRPGVQFTHLPGRLLAPGFIDLHIHYPQTDVIGAPAPGLLPWLEKYTFPHESAFRERDHADAVAQFFLDELLRNGVTTALAFATSHPGSVDALMQASQARSMRMITGKVLQDRHSPDGVRDQTEQSLIDTEALIRRWHGVDRLGYAITPRFAPTSTHAQLRGAGELAARYGDVWIQSHVAENLDEVRWVAELFPKARSYLSVYDDFGLMRERAVYAHCIHLDDEDRALLRERRTAAAVSPTSNLFLGSGFFDFARADAAQFLYGLASDVGGGMSFSPFRTMQAAYVAGREGQTKQGLSLSPGNLWWQHTAGAARALGLAGQVGNLQPGCEADFVVINPACTPLLERKTRQAASLDELLFAMIILGDDRLIERTVISQAK; encoded by the coding sequence ATGCAAATCTATAGATCCTCACTGCTGCGTTTTGCCGACGATGGCCAGGCGCTCTACGATGAAGACGGCCTGCTGGCCATCGCGCCGGACGACAAGGGCCGCCAGCGCGTGGTGGCTGCCGGCAGCTGGCAGGCACTGCAGGCGCATTACACGGGCCGCCCCGGCGTGCAGTTCACGCACCTGCCGGGGCGCCTCCTGGCGCCGGGCTTCATCGACCTGCATATCCACTATCCGCAGACCGATGTGATCGGCGCGCCGGCTCCGGGCCTGCTGCCCTGGCTGGAGAAGTACACCTTCCCGCATGAGTCGGCCTTTCGCGAGCGCGACCACGCGGACGCGGTGGCGCAATTCTTCCTGGATGAACTGTTGCGCAACGGCGTGACCACGGCCCTGGCCTTCGCGACCTCGCATCCCGGATCGGTCGATGCGCTCATGCAGGCCTCGCAGGCCCGCAGCATGCGCATGATCACCGGCAAGGTGCTGCAGGACCGCCACAGTCCCGACGGCGTGCGCGACCAGACCGAGCAGAGCCTGATCGATACCGAGGCCCTCATCCGGCGCTGGCACGGCGTGGACCGCCTGGGCTATGCCATCACGCCGCGCTTTGCGCCCACCAGCACGCATGCGCAGCTGCGCGGCGCGGGCGAACTGGCCGCGCGCTACGGCGATGTCTGGATCCAGTCGCATGTGGCCGAGAACCTGGACGAGGTGCGCTGGGTGGCCGAGCTGTTTCCCAAGGCGCGCAGCTACCTGTCCGTCTATGACGATTTCGGGCTGATGCGCGAGCGCGCCGTCTATGCGCACTGCATCCACCTGGACGACGAGGACCGCGCCCTGCTGCGCGAACGCCGCACGGCCGCCGCCGTGAGCCCGACCAGCAACCTGTTCCTGGGCAGCGGCTTCTTCGACTTCGCGCGCGCCGATGCCGCGCAGTTCCTCTACGGCCTGGCCAGCGATGTGGGCGGCGGCATGAGCTTCAGCCCCTTCAGGACCATGCAGGCCGCCTACGTGGCCGGTCGCGAGGGCCAGACCAAGCAGGGCCTGAGCCTGTCGCCCGGCAACCTGTGGTGGCAGCACACGGCGGGCGCGGCGCGCGCGCTGGGACTGGCCGGGCAGGTCGGCAACCTGCAGCCCGGCTGCGAGGCCGACTTCGTGGTGATCAACCCCGCCTGCACGCCGCTGCTGGAGCGCAAGACGCGCCAGGCCGCGAGCCTGGACGAACTGTTGTTCGCCATGATCATCCTGGGCGATGACCGCCTGATCGAGCGCACCGTGATTTCTCAAGCAAAATAG
- a CDS encoding BMP family ABC transporter substrate-binding protein codes for MYKNLAAAIAAASLVSTALAQGHATRSPAADTAPLKAAFVYLTPVLDAGWTRQHDEGRRALQSALGPRVRTSAVDSVPEGPDAERVLRDLAASGNRLIFTTSFGYTESVMRVARDFPQVRFESVTGFKRADNVATSNARYYEGRYLSGIAAGRASRTGVAGFVVGFPIPEVLQGINAFTLGMRSVNPKATVKVVWLDTWFDPPRERDAAMALFNGGVDVVSFQVASTAVMQAAQERGRMAIAYHSDMRKDGPDAQLLAVTHQWGDYYTARARAVLDGRWKSQDTWGGVREGMIRVEGFGPRLPAAVREEVLSRQREMAQGRLHPFKAGSEPIRDNQGRVRVPAGKQLEDAQILQMNWLVDGVQATLPQ; via the coding sequence ATGTACAAAAACCTCGCAGCCGCCATCGCGGCCGCCAGTCTTGTATCCACGGCCCTGGCCCAAGGCCATGCCACCCGTTCCCCCGCAGCAGACACCGCGCCGCTCAAGGCGGCCTTCGTCTATCTGACGCCCGTGCTCGACGCGGGCTGGACGCGCCAGCACGACGAAGGCCGGCGCGCGTTGCAGTCGGCCCTGGGCCCGCGCGTGCGGACCAGCGCCGTGGACAGCGTGCCCGAAGGCCCCGATGCCGAACGCGTGCTGCGCGACCTGGCCGCCTCGGGCAACCGGCTGATCTTCACCACCAGCTTCGGCTACACCGAGTCCGTGATGCGCGTGGCGCGCGACTTCCCGCAGGTGAGGTTCGAGTCGGTCACGGGCTTCAAGCGCGCGGACAACGTGGCCACGTCGAATGCGCGCTACTACGAGGGCCGCTACCTGTCGGGCATTGCCGCGGGCCGCGCCAGCAGGACGGGCGTGGCCGGCTTCGTGGTCGGCTTTCCGATTCCCGAAGTGCTGCAGGGCATCAATGCCTTCACGCTGGGAATGCGCTCGGTCAACCCAAAGGCCACGGTCAAGGTGGTCTGGCTGGATACCTGGTTCGACCCGCCGCGCGAGCGCGACGCGGCCATGGCGCTGTTCAACGGCGGCGTGGACGTGGTGTCCTTCCAGGTCGCCTCCACGGCCGTGATGCAGGCGGCCCAGGAGCGCGGGCGCATGGCCATCGCCTACCACTCGGACATGCGCAAGGACGGGCCCGATGCACAGCTGCTGGCCGTCACCCACCAGTGGGGCGACTACTACACGGCGCGCGCCAGGGCCGTGCTGGATGGGCGCTGGAAAAGCCAGGACACCTGGGGCGGCGTGCGCGAGGGCATGATCCGCGTCGAGGGCTTCGGCCCCCGTTTGCCGGCTGCCGTGCGCGAGGAGGTGCTGTCGCGCCAAAGGGAGATGGCACAGGGCCGCCTGCATCCGTTCAAGGCGGGCAGCGAGCCGATCCGCGACAACCAGGGCCGGGTGCGCGTGCCCGCCGGCAAGCAGCTGGAGGACGCGCAGATCCTGCAGATGAACTGGCTGGTGGACGGCGTGCAGGCCACGCTGCCCCAGTGA
- a CDS encoding HIT family protein, whose amino-acid sequence MPMFVDTSPPGQCIFCRLVAGEIPSAKVWEDEQTIAFMDIGQVNPGHVLVASKRHAVTLLDLTPEEAGAVMRTARRMAQAVQTAFDPEGISLFQANGAAGGQTVFHFHLHVLPRHEGDGVGLGWPRKEPGMQALEDYAGRLRQALA is encoded by the coding sequence ATGCCGATGTTCGTCGACACCTCGCCCCCGGGCCAGTGCATCTTCTGCCGCCTCGTGGCCGGCGAGATTCCGTCCGCCAAGGTCTGGGAGGATGAGCAGACCATCGCCTTCATGGACATCGGCCAGGTCAATCCCGGCCATGTGCTGGTGGCCAGCAAGCGCCATGCCGTGACCTTGCTGGACCTGACGCCCGAGGAGGCCGGCGCCGTGATGCGCACGGCCCGGCGCATGGCCCAGGCCGTGCAGACGGCCTTCGACCCCGAGGGCATCAGCCTGTTCCAGGCCAATGGCGCGGCCGGCGGGCAGACGGTATTCCACTTCCATCTGCATGTGCTGCCGCGCCACGAGGGCGACGGCGTGGGCCTGGGCTGGCCCCGCAAGGAACCCGGCATGCAGGCCCTGGAGGACTATGCCGGGCGCCTACGACAGGCGCTGGCCTGA
- a CDS encoding adenosine deaminase has protein sequence MNANIPQVAAAHLPSLLKAMPKAELHMHIEGSLEPELIFALAQRNGVKLPYASVEELRRAYAFTDLQSFLDIYYAGASVLLYEQDFYDMGRAYLHRAAQDNVVHAEIFFDPQTHTHRGVGMETVINGLYRACRDAEIEQGISSALILSFLRHLSEEDAFATLEAALPLRDRFIGVGLDSSEVGNPPEKFARVFARCRELGLHVVAHAGEEGPPAYIWGALDVLHSERIDHGVQAIHDAALMQRLVRDGVPLTVCPLSNLKLCVVSDLARHNLPQLLEAGLKVTVNSDDPAYFGGYVNENYLQLFAATGMGAGEAWQLATNSFDASFVTPQQRAHWMRQLEAVFARHAAMA, from the coding sequence ATGAACGCCAACATCCCCCAGGTGGCCGCAGCCCATCTGCCGTCCCTGCTCAAGGCCATGCCCAAGGCCGAGCTGCACATGCACATCGAAGGCTCGCTGGAGCCCGAGTTGATCTTCGCCCTGGCCCAGCGCAACGGCGTGAAGCTGCCCTATGCCAGCGTGGAGGAGCTGCGCCGCGCCTACGCCTTCACCGACCTGCAGAGCTTTCTGGACATCTACTACGCGGGCGCCAGCGTGCTGCTGTACGAGCAGGACTTCTACGACATGGGGCGGGCCTACCTCCACCGCGCCGCGCAGGACAACGTGGTCCATGCCGAGATCTTCTTCGATCCCCAGACCCACACGCACCGCGGCGTGGGCATGGAGACCGTGATCAACGGCCTGTACCGCGCCTGCCGCGATGCCGAGATCGAGCAGGGCATCTCGTCCGCCCTGATCCTGAGCTTCCTGCGCCATCTCAGCGAGGAGGATGCCTTCGCCACGCTGGAGGCCGCGCTGCCGCTGCGCGACCGCTTCATCGGCGTGGGCCTGGACAGCAGCGAGGTCGGGAACCCTCCCGAGAAGTTCGCGCGCGTGTTCGCGCGCTGCCGCGAGCTGGGCCTGCATGTGGTGGCCCACGCGGGCGAGGAAGGTCCGCCCGCCTATATCTGGGGCGCGCTGGACGTGTTGCACTCCGAGCGCATAGACCACGGGGTGCAGGCCATCCACGACGCGGCACTGATGCAGCGCCTGGTGCGCGATGGCGTGCCGCTGACCGTGTGCCCGCTGTCCAACCTCAAGCTGTGCGTGGTCTCCGACCTGGCCCGGCACAACCTGCCGCAGCTGCTGGAGGCCGGGCTCAAGGTCACGGTCAATTCCGATGATCCGGCCTACTTCGGCGGCTACGTCAACGAGAACTACCTGCAGCTGTTCGCGGCCACCGGCATGGGCGCGGGCGAGGCCTGGCAGCTGGCGACCAACAGCTTCGATGCCAGCTTCGTCACGCCCCAGCAGCGCGCCCACTGGATGCGCCAGCTGGAGGCCGTGTTCGCCCGCCATGCGGCCATGGCCTGA
- a CDS encoding aromatic ring-hydroxylating oxygenase subunit alpha, whose product MIENTFWHPVAQACEVLDAPLGVQLLGQPVVLWRDPQGQVRAFLDRCPHRGARLSMGRVDNGQLECPYHGWQFAGSGQCVKVPALPSFTPPASQCVKAFEAQEAHGLVWVRLAPGEQEAALPAFGAETDEHLRKLNCGPYDVAASAPRIIENFLDMSHFGFVHEGWLGSRDATAIEAYAVEATPTGVLATGCKAVQPQSNLHSTSAAEVEYTYEVTAPYAAVLTKVPESGTTKAGWRESIALFICPVTPETSRVWFRLAVADFDSPDAQLQEFQHTIFCQDQPVLESQQPKCLPLDPRAEMHSAADRMSSAYRRYLKASGITFGVC is encoded by the coding sequence ATGATCGAAAACACCTTCTGGCACCCGGTGGCCCAGGCCTGCGAAGTCCTGGACGCACCGCTGGGCGTACAGCTGCTGGGCCAGCCCGTCGTGCTCTGGCGCGACCCCCAGGGCCAGGTCCGCGCCTTCCTGGACCGCTGCCCGCATCGCGGCGCGCGCCTGTCCATGGGGCGCGTGGACAACGGCCAGCTCGAATGCCCGTACCACGGCTGGCAGTTCGCCGGCAGTGGCCAGTGCGTCAAGGTGCCTGCCTTGCCCAGTTTCACGCCGCCGGCATCGCAGTGCGTCAAGGCCTTCGAGGCGCAGGAGGCCCATGGCCTGGTGTGGGTGCGGCTGGCCCCGGGCGAGCAGGAGGCTGCGCTGCCGGCCTTCGGCGCCGAGACCGACGAGCACCTGCGCAAGCTCAACTGCGGGCCCTATGACGTGGCCGCCAGCGCGCCGCGCATCATCGAGAACTTCCTGGACATGTCGCACTTCGGCTTCGTGCATGAGGGCTGGCTGGGCAGCCGCGATGCCACGGCCATCGAGGCCTATGCCGTGGAGGCCACGCCCACCGGCGTGCTGGCCACGGGCTGCAAGGCCGTGCAGCCGCAGTCCAACCTGCATTCGACCAGCGCCGCCGAGGTCGAGTACACCTACGAGGTCACGGCGCCCTACGCGGCCGTGCTGACCAAGGTCCCCGAGTCCGGCACCACCAAGGCCGGCTGGCGAGAGTCCATCGCCCTGTTCATCTGCCCGGTCACGCCCGAGACCAGCCGCGTCTGGTTCCGCCTGGCCGTGGCCGATTTCGATTCGCCCGACGCGCAGTTGCAGGAGTTCCAGCACACCATCTTCTGCCAGGACCAGCCTGTGCTGGAGTCGCAGCAGCCCAAGTGCCTGCCGCTGGATCCGCGCGCCGAAATGCACTCTGCGGCCGACCGCATGTCGTCCGCCTACCGCCGCTACCTCAAGGCCAGCGGCATCACCTTCGGAGTCTGCTGA
- a CDS encoding BMP family ABC transporter substrate-binding protein, with protein MTDLHKRSLIKVAALSAVAAAALAGCGKKEEAAPAPAPAAEAPAAAATEPLKIAFAYVGPVGDGGYTFAHDQGRKALEKEFGDKIKTSYVESVPEGADAERVLRDMAANGNKLVFGTTFGYMEPIQKIAPDFPDVKFEHATGYKTAANVSTYDSRTYEGAYLAGIIAGSMTKSNVLGVVGSVPIPEVLRNINSFTLGAQSVNPKITTKVVWVNEWFAPPKETEAATSLINGGADILFQNTDSPAVLKTAEEKGKRAFGWDSDMTAYGPKAHLASAIINWTPYYTKTVRDMLDGKWSSQQTWWGVKEGAIDIVSLAEDVPAEAKARIEEVKKGLKDGTFQIWKGPIAGQDGKELLAAGAVAEDKFLTGIDFYVKGVEGKVPGKDSK; from the coding sequence ATGACTGATCTTCACAAACGCTCCCTGATCAAGGTGGCAGCGCTGTCGGCCGTGGCCGCCGCCGCGCTGGCCGGCTGTGGCAAGAAGGAAGAGGCCGCTCCCGCGCCTGCTCCCGCTGCCGAGGCCCCCGCTGCCGCCGCGACCGAGCCGCTGAAGATCGCCTTCGCCTACGTGGGCCCTGTCGGCGACGGTGGCTACACCTTCGCCCATGACCAGGGCCGCAAGGCGCTGGAAAAGGAATTCGGCGACAAGATCAAGACCTCCTACGTGGAAAGCGTGCCCGAGGGCGCCGACGCCGAGCGCGTGCTGCGCGACATGGCCGCCAACGGCAACAAGCTGGTCTTCGGCACCACCTTCGGCTACATGGAGCCCATCCAGAAGATCGCGCCCGACTTCCCCGACGTGAAGTTCGAGCACGCCACCGGCTACAAGACCGCCGCCAACGTGAGCACCTACGACAGCCGCACCTATGAGGGCGCCTACCTGGCCGGCATCATCGCGGGCTCGATGACCAAGTCCAACGTGCTGGGCGTGGTCGGTTCCGTGCCGATTCCCGAGGTGCTGCGCAACATCAACAGCTTCACGCTGGGTGCCCAGTCGGTGAACCCCAAGATCACCACCAAGGTGGTCTGGGTCAATGAGTGGTTCGCTCCTCCGAAGGAAACCGAAGCCGCGACCTCGCTGATCAACGGCGGCGCCGACATCCTGTTCCAGAACACCGATTCGCCCGCCGTGCTCAAGACCGCCGAGGAAAAGGGCAAGCGCGCCTTCGGCTGGGATTCGGACATGACGGCCTATGGCCCCAAGGCCCACCTGGCCTCGGCCATCATCAACTGGACGCCTTACTACACCAAGACCGTGCGCGACATGCTGGACGGCAAGTGGAGCAGCCAGCAGACCTGGTGGGGCGTGAAGGAAGGCGCGATCGACATCGTCTCGCTGGCCGAGGACGTGCCCGCCGAGGCCAAGGCCAGGATCGAGGAAGTCAAGAAGGGTCTGAAGGACGGCACGTTCCAGATCTGGAAGGGCCCGATCGCCGGCCAGGACGGCAAGGAGCTGCTGGCCGCGGGCGCCGTGGCCGAGGACAAGTTCCTCACCGGCATCGACTTCTACGTCAAGGGCGTGGAAGGCAAGGTGCCGGGCAAGGACAGCAAGTAA
- a CDS encoding DUF1852 domain-containing protein, with product MNEELGFHLRSIRFDENYCPSDSTRLTTNFANLARGKSRQQNLRNTLRMIDNRFNDLAHWDNPSRDRYGVELEIISVEMAIGNQTSHGAFPLIEILQTHVLDRKTNQRTAGIVGNNFSSYVRDYDFSILLPEYNAHRPEFGTPDDFGDLHGMLFRQFVGSDAYRKRFAKRPVICISASTGKTYRHTGNQHPILGVEYHQDELSSTDRYFAKMGMQVRFFMPPKSVAPLAFYFHGDLLHDYTNLELIGTISTMETFQKIYRPEIYNANCAAGKIYQPSLKNPDYSLTQIVYDREERSQLAVKQGKFAQEHFIRPYKHVLDRWTADCTL from the coding sequence ATGAACGAAGAACTCGGCTTTCACCTCAGGAGCATCCGCTTCGATGAGAACTATTGCCCGTCGGACAGCACGCGCCTCACCACCAACTTTGCCAATCTGGCCAGGGGAAAGAGCCGCCAGCAGAACCTGCGCAACACGCTGAGGATGATTGACAACCGCTTCAACGACCTGGCGCACTGGGACAACCCCAGCAGAGACCGATACGGCGTCGAACTCGAGATCATCTCGGTCGAAATGGCCATCGGCAACCAGACAAGCCATGGCGCATTTCCGTTGATCGAGATACTGCAGACCCATGTTCTCGACAGAAAGACGAACCAGCGCACAGCCGGCATCGTGGGGAACAACTTCTCCTCCTACGTGCGCGACTACGACTTCAGCATCTTGCTTCCCGAGTACAACGCCCATCGGCCCGAGTTCGGCACTCCGGACGATTTCGGCGACCTGCATGGCATGCTGTTCAGGCAATTCGTCGGCTCGGACGCCTACAGGAAGCGCTTCGCCAAGCGGCCCGTCATCTGCATCAGCGCCTCGACCGGCAAGACCTACCGGCATACCGGCAACCAGCATCCGATACTGGGCGTCGAATACCACCAGGATGAACTGTCCTCGACCGATCGATACTTCGCAAAAATGGGGATGCAGGTCCGCTTTTTCATGCCCCCGAAAAGCGTGGCCCCGCTGGCTTTCTACTTTCATGGCGACCTGCTGCACGACTACACGAATCTGGAGCTGATCGGCACCATCAGCACCATGGAAACATTCCAGAAGATCTATCGCCCCGAAATCTACAACGCCAATTGCGCGGCGGGAAAAATCTACCAGCCGAGCCTGAAGAATCCGGATTACTCGTTGACGCAGATCGTCTACGACCGGGAAGAACGCAGCCAGCTGGCGGTCAAGCAGGGGAAGTTCGCGCAGGAGCATTTCATCCGGCCGTACAAGCATGTTCTTGACCGATGGACTGCCGATTGCACGCTCTGA
- a CDS encoding methionine synthase, which translates to MFETSIAGSLPKPAWLAETNKLWPQWKAEGDALRQAKADATLLWIKAQEDAGLDIVCDGEQSRQHFVHGFLEQVEGIDFENKVKMGIRDNRYDAMVPQVVSALRLKGRVHAFEAQLARAHTKKKLKFTLPGPMTIVDTVADRFYGDRVKMAFAFAELLNQEALALQADGVDIIQFDEPAFNVYMKDAADWGVQALERAAQGLSCTTAVHICYGYGIKANTDWKSTLGDEWRQYETVFPALARSRIDQVSLECIHSHVPPDLMQLLAGKDVMVGVIDVASDVVETPEEVADTIGRALEFVPKERLFPCTNCGLAPMARDVAWRKLQALAQGTRLAKERLKA; encoded by the coding sequence ATGTTTGAAACCTCCATCGCCGGCAGCCTGCCCAAGCCCGCCTGGCTGGCTGAAACCAACAAGCTCTGGCCCCAGTGGAAGGCCGAGGGCGATGCGCTGCGCCAGGCCAAGGCCGATGCGACGCTGCTGTGGATCAAGGCCCAGGAAGATGCCGGCCTGGACATCGTCTGCGACGGCGAGCAGTCGCGACAGCATTTCGTTCACGGCTTCCTGGAGCAGGTCGAAGGCATCGACTTCGAGAACAAGGTGAAGATGGGCATCCGCGACAACCGCTACGACGCCATGGTGCCGCAGGTGGTGTCGGCCCTGCGCCTGAAGGGCCGCGTGCATGCCTTTGAAGCGCAGCTGGCGCGTGCTCACACGAAGAAGAAGCTGAAGTTCACCCTGCCCGGCCCCATGACCATCGTCGACACCGTGGCGGACCGCTTCTACGGCGACCGGGTCAAGATGGCCTTTGCGTTCGCGGAACTGCTCAACCAGGAAGCACTGGCCCTGCAGGCCGATGGCGTGGACATCATCCAGTTCGACGAACCCGCCTTCAATGTCTACATGAAGGATGCCGCCGACTGGGGCGTGCAGGCGCTGGAGCGCGCGGCGCAGGGCCTGAGCTGCACGACGGCGGTGCACATCTGCTATGGCTACGGCATCAAGGCCAATACCGACTGGAAGAGCACCCTGGGCGACGAATGGCGCCAGTACGAAACCGTGTTCCCGGCCCTCGCCCGCAGCCGCATCGACCAGGTGAGCCTGGAATGCATCCACTCCCACGTGCCGCCTGACCTGATGCAGCTGCTGGCCGGCAAGGACGTGATGGTCGGCGTGATCGACGTGGCCAGCGACGTGGTGGAGACCCCCGAGGAAGTGGCCGACACCATCGGCCGGGCACTGGAATTCGTGCCCAAGGAGCGGCTGTTCCCGTGCACTAACTGCGGCCTGGCTCCGATGGCGCGGGACGTGGCCTGGCGCAAGCTGCAAGCGCTGGCGCAAGGCACCAGGCTGGCGAAGGAGCGGCTCAAGGCATGA
- the acnD gene encoding Fe/S-dependent 2-methylisocitrate dehydratase AcnD, producing MNPKYKKPLPGTDLHYIDARAAVDALQPGAWACLPYTARIHAENLVRRADPAHLNNYLRQLVQRRRDIDFPWFPVRVVCHDILGQTALVDLAGLRDAIAKEGSDPAQVNPVVPVQLIVDHSLAVECGGSDPDAFARNRAIEDRRNEDRFHFIEWTKKAFANVDVIPAGNGIMHQINLEKMSPVVHVQDGLAFPDTCVGTDSHTPHVDALGVIAVGVGGLEAENVMLGRACWMRLPDIVGVRLAGRRQGGITATDIALALTEFLRREKVVGAYVEFFGEGADSLSVGDRATISNMCPEYGATAALFSIDQQTIDYLRLTDRSPEQVRLVETYARTTGLWSTDLQTAHYERVLDFDLSAVVRNMAGPSNPHRRLPTSALAERGIADAARLAAGRQQESEGLMPDGAVIIAAITSCTNTSNPRNVIAAALLARNANRLGLARKPWVKSSLAPGSKAVELYLKEAGLLTELEQLGFGIVAFACTTCNGMSGALEPAIQQEIIERDLYATAVLSGNRNFDGRIHPYAKQAFLASPPLVVAYAIAGTIRFDIENDVLGVAEGRAIRLKDLWPTDEEIDAIVAQAVKPAQFRAVYEPMFAIHRDDGGRVAPQYDWRPQSTYIRRPPYWDTEGVGALAAFPRTLTGMRPLALLPDNITTDHLSPSNAILADSAAGEYLARMGLPEEDFNSYATHRGDHLTAMRATFANPQLVNEMAVIDGVQHQGSLARIEPEGRVVRMWEAMETYLNRRQPLIIIAGADYGQGSSRDWAAKGVRLAGVETVVAEGFERIHRTNLIGMGVLPLEFLPGTDRKTLGLDGTEIYGVEGERTPGAQLTLVIQRREGQVLRVPVTCRLDTAEEVSVYEAGGVLQRFAQDFLARRRLKAVDQGTEGPQRAHPDGSRVRVPGVRA from the coding sequence ATGAACCCCAAGTACAAGAAACCCCTGCCCGGCACCGATCTGCACTACATCGACGCGCGCGCCGCCGTCGATGCCCTGCAGCCCGGCGCCTGGGCCTGCCTGCCCTATACCGCGCGCATCCACGCCGAGAACCTCGTGCGCCGTGCCGATCCCGCCCATTTGAACAACTACCTGCGCCAGCTCGTCCAGCGCCGCCGCGACATCGACTTCCCCTGGTTCCCCGTGCGCGTGGTCTGCCACGACATCCTGGGCCAGACCGCCCTCGTGGACCTGGCCGGCCTGCGCGACGCCATCGCCAAGGAGGGCAGCGACCCCGCCCAGGTCAACCCCGTCGTGCCGGTCCAGCTCATCGTCGACCATTCGCTGGCCGTGGAGTGCGGCGGCTCCGATCCCGACGCCTTTGCCAGGAACCGCGCCATCGAGGACCGCCGCAACGAGGACCGCTTCCACTTCATCGAGTGGACCAAGAAGGCCTTCGCCAACGTGGACGTGATCCCCGCGGGCAACGGCATCATGCACCAGATCAATCTGGAGAAGATGTCCCCCGTCGTCCATGTCCAGGACGGCCTGGCCTTCCCCGACACCTGCGTGGGCACCGACTCGCACACCCCCCATGTCGACGCCCTGGGCGTGATCGCCGTGGGCGTCGGCGGGCTGGAGGCCGAGAACGTGATGCTGGGCCGCGCCTGCTGGATGCGCCTGCCCGACATCGTGGGCGTGCGGCTCGCGGGCCGGCGCCAGGGCGGCATCACCGCCACCGACATCGCCCTGGCGCTGACCGAGTTCCTGCGCCGCGAGAAGGTCGTGGGTGCCTATGTGGAATTCTTCGGCGAGGGCGCCGACAGCCTGAGCGTCGGCGACCGGGCCACCATCTCCAACATGTGCCCCGAGTACGGCGCCACGGCCGCGCTGTTCTCCATCGACCAGCAGACCATCGACTACCTGCGCCTGACCGACCGCAGCCCCGAGCAGGTGCGCCTGGTCGAGACCTATGCCAGAACCACGGGCCTGTGGAGCACCGACTTGCAGACCGCGCACTACGAGCGCGTGCTGGACTTCGACCTGTCGGCCGTGGTGCGCAACATGGCCGGGCCGTCCAACCCGCACCGGCGCCTGCCCACCTCGGCCCTGGCCGAGCGCGGCATCGCCGATGCCGCCAGGCTGGCCGCCGGCCGGCAGCAGGAGTCCGAAGGCCTGATGCCCGACGGCGCCGTCATCATCGCCGCCATCACCAGCTGCACCAACACCAGCAACCCGCGCAACGTCATCGCCGCAGCCTTGCTGGCGCGCAATGCCAACCGCCTGGGCCTGGCGCGCAAGCCCTGGGTCAAATCCTCGCTGGCGCCCGGCTCCAAGGCCGTGGAGCTGTATCTGAAGGAGGCCGGGCTGCTCACCGAGCTGGAGCAACTGGGCTTTGGCATCGTGGCCTTTGCCTGCACCACCTGCAACGGCATGAGCGGCGCGCTGGAGCCCGCCATCCAGCAGGAGATCATCGAGCGCGACCTCTACGCCACGGCCGTGCTGTCGGGCAACCGCAACTTCGACGGCCGCATCCACCCCTATGCCAAACAGGCCTTCCTGGCCTCGCCGCCGCTGGTCGTGGCCTATGCGATCGCGGGCACCATCCGCTTCGATATCGAAAACGACGTGCTGGGCGTGGCCGAGGGCCGCGCGATCCGCCTGAAGGACCTGTGGCCGACCGACGAGGAGATCGACGCCATCGTCGCGCAGGCCGTCAAGCCCGCGCAGTTCCGCGCCGTCTACGAGCCCATGTTCGCCATCCACCGGGACGACGGCGGGCGGGTGGCCCCGCAGTACGACTGGCGCCCGCAATCCACCTACATCCGCCGCCCGCCCTACTGGGACACCGAAGGCGTGGGCGCGCTGGCGGCCTTCCCGCGCACGCTGACCGGCATGCGCCCGCTGGCCCTGCTGCCCGACAACATCACCACCGACCACCTCTCGCCCTCCAACGCCATCCTGGCCGACAGCGCGGCCGGCGAATACCTGGCGCGCATGGGCCTGCCCGAGGAGGACTTCAACTCCTACGCCACCCACCGCGGCGACCACCTCACCGCCATGCGCGCCACCTTCGCCAACCCGCAGCTGGTCAACGAAATGGCCGTCATCGACGGCGTGCAGCACCAGGGCTCGCTGGCCCGCATCGAGCCCGAAGGCCGCGTGGTGCGCATGTGGGAGGCCATGGAAACCTACCTGAACCGGCGCCAGCCGCTGATCATCATCGCGGGCGCCGACTACGGCCAGGGCTCCAGCCGCGACTGGGCCGCCAAGGGCGTGCGCCTGGCCGGCGTGGAGACCGTGGTGGCCGAAGGCTTCGAGCGCATCCACCGCACCAACCTGATCGGCATGGGCGTGCTGCCGCTGGAGTTCCTGCCCGGCACCGACCGCAAGACCCTGGGGCTGGACGGCACGGAGATCTACGGCGTGGAAGGCGAGCGCACGCCGGGCGCCCAGCTCACGCTGGTGATACAGCGGCGCGAAGGCCAGGTGCTGCGCGTGCCCGTGACCTGCCGGCTGGACACGGCCGAGGAGGTGTCGGTGTACGAGGCCGGAGGGGTGCTGCAGCGCTTTGCCCAGGATTTCCTGGCGCGGCGGCGCCTGAAGGCCGTTGACCAAGGCACCGAGGGGCCGCAGCGGGCGCACCCCGATGGAAGCAGGGTGCGTGTGCCCGGCGTCCGCGCCTGA